ttcataaaaatattttataaaattattgatcatAATTCAGAAGGACATTTTGGATAGTTCACCACAGATTTTCGATGAAATCCTACTAGATAAGTTGGTTGTTATACGAATATTAAAATCagggatatttataaatttttaataatgtaattaattatacaaaattttaaacaaaatagcTATAATTTGtcctatatattataattattaattgaatttctGACATACTTTTTATACCAAGAGATCAAACATGCGGTAGCTACTAGTcaactattaattataaaaccaTTAAATAAAAGGGTAAAAAGGTCAAAAGGGAAGAACCCTGATTGAATGAATTCGTGTAGTATATTGACAACGTCACGAGGTGGTGTCCGGTGTCAACGAGAGACTTTCTTGAAAGTGAAGGCTGTAGTGTAGGGACACGGCCCAGAGATTTatagcataaaatattttgccgCTGAGCCTCCCATGTAGCTATATAAGGAGAGCCATAGTGCAAGAAGAATTGATTCAGAGCCAAAAACAAGCAGCAGGAAGATTGAGAAAGAATGGTGGATGTTTATGGTAAGAGAAGAGGGAGGTTGTTCGGAGCTTCAATGTGTGGCGGTGCAGAGTCACAGGAGATTGAGCAGTTGTCGAGAGAGGGCAGCCATTACAGCCTTTCAACTGGGATTCTTCCTTCACTTGGCGCCAGAAGTAATCGCAGAGTCAAGCTTCGGTCTTTCATTGTTTCACCTTATGATCGCCGTTACAGGTTTCCCTTACTTTGCTTTTCCGAAGAacccttttttgttttcttgcgCGCGCTTGCATGTTCTTGTTTTCTGCGTTTGTGCTACTCATGTGgggtcttttttatttgtttcttcttggATTCATCGTTCTTTGAGGAATTCAgttcttttcttggtttctCTTTGATGGGATtgtggtttttttcttttcctttttatatttttggttagAAGTATTTGATTAGATTACAGTAAtttctgttttgtttttattacttGGTTTGTTGTTTAATCCTCTCTCTGGCTGCCCTGAGCATGCTGTCCCTTCTTTCCTTCTTGCTTGATTAATGTCGGTGATGACTAGTTTCTCAAAgtccaatttttttggttgtgttgtcactttttaatttaaggatCAGCACTTTTACTACCGAATTCATAATTCTTCCGCCCCTTTTCCAGGAAAATAACATAGAAGATCTCCATAATTGACTGCCCCTtgattctttcatttttaattcttgGAGAAGTTTGACAGTACCCATgatttcttttgtaatttttggtttttactGGACTGTGTCTATGGAGAAAGATCATTTGACTAGCACATATATTTCTGGTCAAAAAGAGGCATGCCtgttttgataaataattctttGGTCATCAATTAACTTTCAAACTTTTATGTGTATCTTCGGGAGTTCACCAACCTTTTTTCCGAATCTTTCTCCgaatttcaattaaatgaattaaacaTATGTTCTTTTCTAAACGGTTGGTGGAGACATGGTTTCTTTGATGTGGACCATGTTGATAATCTTTTATACTGTGCCTAATCCTTGTTCAAAATTTGTGCTTTTGTTGATAAAATCCTTTTCAGAGACTTTTCTTGAACAAATTTGAGAAGTAGGACGTTTTCATTTTGAAACTCTCTTGGAACATGAATGCATAATGAAGTTTCGAATTTCGTTTCGTGTGTATTAATAAAAGCTGTCCAAGTTCTACGAGCTTGTTGACAGGTCATATGAACGTTCATTTACTTTTGTCTGGATTAGTTGCAGGCTCTTGTTAATTTTACCACAAAACGGTTGGATGAAAATTTActgttttatttatacatttaatttgtttggatttatcCAATGCATGGAATTTCTTTTCCCTCTGCACGAATTTGTTAGTTCTTAGCTACAAAAGATTAGTCTACCTTTTGCTAAAATCACCTCAGGTGAACTAATACTGCAGAGCATGGGAGACCTTTCTGGTTGTTCTGGTCATCTACACTGCTTGGGTGTCTCCATTTGAACTTGGGTTTCTTGATAAGCCAGAGGGGCCTCTAGCCATTACGGATAATGTTGTAAATGGATTTTTTGCCATCGACATTGTCCTCACTTTCTTCGTAGCTTACCTGGATAGAAATACATATCTCCTTGTTGACAACCCAAAGCAGATTGCTTGGAAGTATGCGACCTCTTGGTTGGCATTTGATGTCATATCCACAATCCCCTCCGAACTTGCTCGGAAGATCTCCCCCAAACCTTTACGGACGTATGGCTTATTCAACATGCTTCGTCTCTGGCGTCTCAGAAGAGTTGGTGCGTTGTTTGCCAGGTAAGAATGCTTTATATTCACAAGTAACAATTTGATACACCATATTGACTCTAGTTTAGAGGAAAGATACCTCATCTTTTGCTATAGTccctttaatttctttttaccaAAAACAGATTGGAGAAAGATAGAAATTTCAACTACTTTTGGGTTAGGTGCGCAAAGCTTATATGCGTAAGTCCAAGTTAGATTCTTAGATAACTGTAGGTGAAAAGAAATGGGATTTGAATGATTGAACTATCTTATTTCTGCATGTAGGTTACCCTTTTTGCAGTTCATTGCGCTGGCTGCTTTTATTATCTACTTGCTGCCCATTACCGTGAACCAGAGAATACTTGGATTGGAGCATCTATGCATGATTTCCTTCAGCGGAGCCTGTGGGCTCGTTATGTAACTTCAATTTACTGGTCTATCACTACCCTCACTACTGTTGGCTATGGAGATTTGCATGCTGAAAATACAAGGGAGATGATATTTGACATTTTCTACATGCTCTTTAACCTTGGACTGACAGCATATTTGATAGGAAATATGACAAATTTGGTGGTCCATGGGACTAGTAAGACTAGGCATTTTGTAAGTGACTCTTACTGTTCTATTATCTTAAACTCTAGTGAGCAAAGTTACCAAGTATCGTTTTGTTTCTATAAGGCCTCCAATTGATTAATTTGGTCTATCTCTGTTATGTCACCCGGGATCCAACAATAGAGAGATACCATCCAAGCTGCCTCAAGTTTTGCGCAGAGGAATCAGTTGCCTGCTCGCCTTCAAGATCAGATGCTATCGCATTTGTGTTTGAAGTTTCGAACCGATTCCGAGGGTTTGCAGCAGCAAGAGACTCTTGATTCACTTCCGAAAGCCATTCGCTCGAGTATTTCACATTTCCTTTTCTACTCTCTTGTAGACAAGGTATACCTGTTCCGTGGAGTGTCCAACGATTTACTCTTCCAGCTGGTAATTTTCTGTACATTcgatttctttcctttttccatTTGTGGACTTTAACCAGTATCATATCTCATAGTATTTTGTATGAAAGGTCTCTGAGATGAAGGCCGAGTATTTCCCTCCCAAAGAGGATGTAATCTTGCAGAATGAAGCACCAACTGACTTTTATATTCTTGTAACGGGGGCAGTGGTAATGTTGGACTCTATAACCTTCGCTGTGTCTCCTCCCCTGAGCACTACGTCTCATACGCACTTTTCATCTAGATTCTTAAATGCACATTAGATATTCAAACTCATGATGTATAGATTACTTTACAGGATCTGTTGGAACTGAAAAATGGAGTTGAACAGGTAAGTTTCATttgtaattcaaaataattgttCCAAAAGGTGCTTTCCCATAAAAAGATTGACCAAATCTGCAACAAATGATTTCAGGTTGTTGGAGAGGCCAAAACCGGTGAGCTTTGTGGTGAGATTGGTGTACTTTGTTATAGGCCTCAACTTTTCACTGCGCGAACGAAAAGATTAAGCCAGCTATTACGACTGAATCGTACCACATTCTTAAACATTGTTCAGGCAAATGTTGGTGATGGGACAATTATCATGAATAATCTTCTGCAGGTACATATAGTTATTAAAatcattctttctttctgATAAGGCCTTGGATTTATGACTTTCGGGGTGTTGTTTGACtgaaatacaataataagATTCCGATTTATGACTTTCGGGGTGTTGTTTGACTGAAATACAATAAGAATATAAGATTCCTGCAGATATTGCGCTGAGTGAAATCATACAGTATATGGAAAAGTAAAACTGCAATGGTAAAGCTTTTTCTTTGTTACGTTCTTGAGCAATGTATACATTGATTTTCCATGTTGTCAgcatttgaaggaattaaagGACCCTATAATGGAGGGTGTTCTACTAGAAACTGAGAACATGCTCGCTCGGGGAAGAATGGACCTTCCTCTTACTCTATGCTTTGCAGCACTTAGAGGAGACGACTTATTGTTGCATCATTTACTGAAGAGAGGTCTAGATCCAAATGAATCAGACAATAATGGAAAGACAGCTCTGGTGAGTATATCCCGGTTTCTACAAACCTCATTTACTAAATAACCTAACTTTTTCTAAAGTACTTTCTGAATCTTTCTCATGGTCTATTTCTTCAGCACATTGCAGCATCAAAAGGAAACGAGAACTGCGTGCTTCTTTTGCTGGATTTTGGTGCCGATCCCAACAGCAGAGGTAAATTTTAGTGTACCAACATGGTATCTGGAATGCTTGCATGCAAAAATAGAGTAACTCACCGGAAATTACCAGAGTTACTATTTGAATCTTACAACCTTAATTCGTAAAGAGACACTCTGGTCTATGATTAACTCCTACGGAGCCACCACTTAATGTAAAACAAATAATCCTTTTCTTGAATCTAGTTGCAAAGTCGTCGGCTCAATTATTGTGcgatttattttattccttaTTCTATAACGGACTGCATATCTTAAATCGATCTATCCTGGACCCTTCATTGGTtggacaaaattatttatcattgaGACTATTCAAAAGTGTGGTCAAAGCATTATGTTCTATACAGAGTCATCTAAGTTGCTATAGTTGCTGTGTTAATATTTAAGTCATTTTGACAAAAGAAACAGCTCTTCTTTCGAGTATCTTTAACTGGTTTATCTATGTTCCAAATCATGCAACGAtgatttggttttatttactatatttgtcattttcaaattatttaaaattcaagggGCAGCGAGATGTCCTGATAATTTTCGGTTGAcctttcaatatataattatgtacatGTTGAGATCAGATGATTGCCAGCTGACTGAATATGCACTCTACATATCCAATGGATCTGGATCAGATCTCAGGGtcacttatttattaatatctatACAATTTGCACGCATAGTAATACTGCTGAGGGCTCTTAATGAGTTATGGATTGGTTGATCAGTCCATCACTTTTATATTCCATCACTATTCACATAAGTTGACTATCTGAAGTCAAGTTGTGATTAAATATTCCTAGGTTCATCTACCATCGAGTATGATGTGcattattaacattattacTAGCTTACTTTGCTTAAAATGGAAACATTCTCCCTGCTTTTGTCGTTTTCCTTTCCTACATTTCAAGAGTGTCGGTCAATGTGCGTATTTGCTTGCATGCAGATTCAGAAGGAAGTGTACCACTATGGGAATCAATGCTTGGCGGCCACAAATCAGTTATTAAACTACTGTCAGATAATGGTGCTAAGTTAACCTCTGGTGACATTGGTCTATTTTCTTGCACGGCCACCGAACAAAATAGCTTGGATTTGCTCAAGGAAATAGTTCGTCGTGGGGGGAATGTCACTCAGCCAAAGAACAATGGATGCACGGCTCTTCACATTGCTGTTTGTGAAGGCAACATCGAAATAGTCAAATTTCTCCTAGACCAAGGTGCTAATATCGACAAAGCAGATGAAAATGGTTGGACGGCAAGAGACCTAGCCGAGCAGCAAGGACATGATGATATTAAGGAACTTTTTGAATCTTATAAAGGGGCCAACACCGACCGCACTGTCCCGATCCCTGAGGAGCGCCACGGAGTTCGTTTCTTGGGGAGATTTAAAAGTGAGCCTACAATCTTACCAGTTAACCAGGAGGGCTCATTTCCAGCATCAGATGGGTCGTGGGGAAGATCTCGTCCCAGGCGTAGAACTAATAATTTCTACAATTCGCTATTCGGGATCATGTCAGCCGCACAGACGGGGGAGAATAACTTGCTTTCGTCCCTGGATGGGGCA
The nucleotide sequence above comes from Sesamum indicum cultivar Zhongzhi No. 13 linkage group LG11, S_indicum_v1.0, whole genome shotgun sequence. Encoded proteins:
- the LOC105173614 gene encoding potassium channel AKT1-like isoform X2; the protein is MVDVYGKRRGRLFGASMCGGAESQEIEQLSREGSHYSLSTGILPSLGARSNRRVKLRSFIVSPYDRRYRAWETFLVVLVIYTAWVSPFELGFLDKPEGPLAITDNVVNGFFAIDIVLTFFVAYLDRNTYLLVDNPKQIAWKYATSWLAFDVISTIPSELARKISPKPLRTYGLFNMLRLWRLRRVGALFARLEKDRNFNYFWVRCAKLICVTLFAVHCAGCFYYLLAAHYREPENTWIGASMHDFLQRSLWARYVTSIYWSITTLTTVGYGDLHAENTREMIFDIFYMLFNLGLTAYLIGNMTNLVVHGTSKTRHFRDTIQAASSFAQRNQLPARLQDQMLSHLCLKFRTDSEGLQQQETLDSLPKAIRSSISHFLFYSLVDKVYLFRGVSNDLLFQLDLLELKNGVEQVVGEAKTGELCGEIGVLCYRPQLFTARTKRLSQLLRLNRTTFLNIVQANVGDGTIIMNNLLQHLKELKDPIMEGVLLETENMLARGRMDLPLTLCFAALRGDDLLLHHLLKRGLDPNESDNNGKTALHIAASKGNENCVLLLLDFGADPNSRDSEGSVPLWESMLGGHKSVIKLLSDNGAKLTSGDIGLFSCTATEQNSLDLLKEIVRRGGNVTQPKNNGCTALHIAVCEGNIEIVKFLLDQGANIDKADENGWTARDLAEQQGHDDIKELFESYKGANTDRTVPIPEERHGVRFLGRFKSEPTILPVNQEGSFPASDGSWGRSRPRRRTNNFYNSLFGIMSAAQTGENNLLSSLDGAQTAVTGRSYAPRVTISCPEKGDSAGKLVLLPDSFEKLWEICAKKYGFFPAKVLSKDGAEIDDIVLIRDGDHLVFAIGDRTDEAGDQA
- the LOC105173614 gene encoding potassium channel AKT1-like isoform X1 → MVDVYGKRRGRLFGASMCGGAESQEIEQLSREGSHYSLSTGILPSLGARSNRRVKLRSFIVSPYDRRYRAWETFLVVLVIYTAWVSPFELGFLDKPEGPLAITDNVVNGFFAIDIVLTFFVAYLDRNTYLLVDNPKQIAWKYATSWLAFDVISTIPSELARKISPKPLRTYGLFNMLRLWRLRRVGALFARLEKDRNFNYFWVRCAKLICVTLFAVHCAGCFYYLLAAHYREPENTWIGASMHDFLQRSLWARYVTSIYWSITTLTTVGYGDLHAENTREMIFDIFYMLFNLGLTAYLIGNMTNLVVHGTSKTRHFRDTIQAASSFAQRNQLPARLQDQMLSHLCLKFRTDSEGLQQQETLDSLPKAIRSSISHFLFYSLVDKVYLFRGVSNDLLFQLVSEMKAEYFPPKEDVILQNEAPTDFYILVTGAVDLLELKNGVEQVVGEAKTGELCGEIGVLCYRPQLFTARTKRLSQLLRLNRTTFLNIVQANVGDGTIIMNNLLQHLKELKDPIMEGVLLETENMLARGRMDLPLTLCFAALRGDDLLLHHLLKRGLDPNESDNNGKTALHIAASKGNENCVLLLLDFGADPNSRDSEGSVPLWESMLGGHKSVIKLLSDNGAKLTSGDIGLFSCTATEQNSLDLLKEIVRRGGNVTQPKNNGCTALHIAVCEGNIEIVKFLLDQGANIDKADENGWTARDLAEQQGHDDIKELFESYKGANTDRTVPIPEERHGVRFLGRFKSEPTILPVNQEGSFPASDGSWGRSRPRRRTNNFYNSLFGIMSAAQTGENNLLSSLDGAQTAVTGRSYAPRVTISCPEKGDSAGKLVLLPDSFEKLWEICAKKYGFFPAKVLSKDGAEIDDIVLIRDGDHLVFAIGDRTDEAGDQA